The following nucleotide sequence is from Stigmatopora argus isolate UIUO_Sarg chromosome 18, RoL_Sarg_1.0, whole genome shotgun sequence.
gaaataaactgTTCTGAAAAAAGTAGCGGCCTATTGTCCAGTAACAAGGAAAGGAGATTAAAGAGCAACTCAAAGTTAATCCTCCACTACGGAATTGATGAAAGCAAAAACGCAGTCAATTTTGCACGCGAGATATGAAAATTCACGGAAtggataacaaaaacaaacaaaaaaaagatgtaaaaagtaaaaatgttgaTCCTCACCTGGCTTTGGAACCATCGCTGAGTTTGTGGAAGAAGCAGCTACACTGCGCAGGACACGAAGTGCTCATGGAGGGCAGAAATAAGAGAGCCACGCAAAAAGCACGCCAAAAATGTCGGCTCATTTTGGTTCCCACCAGGCTTCTAAATGCTACTAACGAGTTGACTACTAAATAGAAACCCTAACAAAGTTGTTGTTTAAGGGGACGTGAGATGCATGGTGCTCCATCTGCTCCATTCTGCTCTGCCTGCTGTCAGTCGTCAGATAAAAAAGGATGCGCTGGGAttagaggagcaggaggagcagaaggaggaggaggaggaggaggagtttaCTTGGGGGTTATTTTCATTCACACGATTACACCGAGGCTACCCTGGAAGCTGATAGGCTCCAAAGTTGTCACTTTCGTTCTCTTTCCAGTGTTGACATTATTCCAATAACCACACCAACggcaacagatttttttttcttatttggagTGCGATTGTTCTTGGACAATTCTGGAGaaaagtaagattttttttaaatattttttttaattaaaccaaCTTGTTGTTTTCCAAACCCAAATAAGAAGCATTTGCTTATTGCAGACTCACCACCAGTTGGCAGCAGAGCCAATTCATAAATTATTGATGAGAGattaatttccctttttttgttttttttttgttacaaagaTATTGTATAGGTCATTTCAATTCACtggattatttttcaaaaatgcaGTTTGATCATAACATAGCAAATAATCCAACATTTCCTTGTTTGAATGACCTACATTAAATACGTCAGAGTTGTGAGAAAAATAATTAGAGAAAAGAGGACCAATCCCTAAATCCAGTCATCTCTGTGCATTTTTACCCTTTCATTCTTCTATTCCTTCATTTCATTTAATCCCCTACAAAAACTAATATGCAACTTGAAGTTGAATATTTTTCAGGGGAAAACAACAATCCTGTGCTATATTGTCTTCACCGACTAAAGAatcaaacatctatatttttGTGGATGAAATTGttctacaaaagcaaacaatacaACAATCACATTGATACAAATGtataactttttaaaaagagtTTAGAGTCCTAGAATAGGACATTACCCCTTCCTTGTCCAACAGGGCACGACATTAACTCATTTGTTGATGAGTTTATTTTAATCTGTGTGCAGATTAATGCAATCTGCAATCAGCCTTTCACCACACAATTTCCAAAAAAGGTTTTTGAGTGAATAGAGGGCCCACTTTTCAAAAAGTTAGGATCCCGGTCACCTgcacatttttcaattatttgtatTCCAACAGGTTATACATggataatatttaaaatatgtcaCTGTTAAGTGAAGGAATTGACAGATAACACTCAAATTTTCCCACTAGAATTACAAATTACAAAACATGAGTACTtaaacatgtacatacaaacatacaataTTCATTTGAAAGAATTGAGCGACTATTCTTGCCACtggcattgttttaaaaaaatgatgtagtGTTGCTGTATTTAATTACAGGTGTGTCACACTGAAATATGAGGAAAGTTTTAGGAAAGATGATCACTATTGTGAGACGATTGATTGTATGGCAAATCATgaatttcccttaaataaattatttatttaagggaaattcATGATTTGtgaatgaaaatggaaaaaagtttGCATGTAAATgctataaaatgaataacactttTGCAGTGCTATAATTACTAATCATTTTATAGCATTTACatgcaaactttttttcccattttcattCTTCTACTACACTGAAATGGTACCACATTTGAACTCATGAGACGAAGAGCcttagccttttttttaaaacttcaaaTCTAGCAAAGGGTTCCATTCAGGACATTCTTGGGGGGATTgcagaagtttaaaaaaaaatcttaagcaCATTGTTCTAGTTTGTTTCACCCTCCCCTTCATGTGACAGCAACACAAAGCTTTACTTTGTGGGGTAGGAGGTACCCAGAAAAAGGTCATTTAGTGTACGTTAAGGAAATCAAAAGCGGGGACAAGTCCGAAACGTGTTGAATCGTCAACATGGCGGCGTACACCTTACCTGATGGTTTTGACGACTTCGACATGTTCTTGTTCGGCTCGGCGTTGTTTGTCGGCGGTAAGACAAGGCGAGGAACTAACTCTCTTGTTTTCGTCGTTTCTAAGGCTGATAACCGCCCGTGTGTCCCGCAGGTGTCGTCGGATTCCTCCTCAACGCCGTCACGGTCGCCTCGTTCCTGGGAGTCAAGGAGCTGAGGACCCCCAGTAATTACTTGATCTTTAACCTGGCCCTGGCCGACATTAGCCTCAACTTTAACGGACTCACGGCTGCCTACGCTAGCTACCTCCGGTACTACCGAACTCGAGTTTTTTGTGCTCAAATAGAGGGAGATTTAAAGGAATTTTCATCAAGTTAAGCTAAGAGTAACAGCATCATAATTCActgtttaggaaaaaaaagaaaaaaaaaccggtTTGGACTAATTAAGTATAACCTTGCAGCTGTGTATAAGATGGAGGGAGGGGGAATACCCTCATTTTTTAACTATCATtcgaaaaaatatacattaaaacTGTGCAAAACGGGCAAATTACACCTTATGAACAAGTctaataatttattaatttaaccGAATAGTAAGAATTATTTGTTAAAGATTTATTGTGATCTTTTGGCCACACCCCATCATCGGACCTGCACTATATTAGTTGAATATTTGGCATTGAGTGATTAGTTTCACTGCGATTGACgacattagacgtccaatccaatttgactgaggGGCTCTCctgtcagtcaaaatggattggacgccagtGCTATCAATGTCAGTCAGCAAATTGAAAAACAGATATCTAAAACTCtctgaaacacacaaataaaagctAATGTTATGCTATTTAACCTCTGTAATATTGTGCATTTTGACACTTATTCAACAATTTAATGTCTTTGGCTTATATTTCAgtaataggattttttttcctgaacaatgccaGAAAGGTGATTTATCCACTTAAACTGATAGAATAGTGTCCCAATGCTACTTGGAGTCTGCACTCTGCGAAATCAATCTTAAGTCTTTAAGAAGATTACAACAGGGgcggaaaaaaaaagtagtactAACGGACTTTTTTCTTGTTTCTGTCCCCTCACCTATTCAGATATTGGCCTTTTGGCCAGAATGGATGCGCTTATCACGGCTTCCAAGGTATGATCTCCGTCCTGGCGTCCATCAGTTTTATGGCGGCCATCGCTTGGGACCGATATCACCAGTACTGCACAAGTGAGTCaagtaaaaacacattaaagacAACATGACGCTAAATATTGTCCTTCAGGAATTTATGAggtcatcttaaaaaaaaaatccaaacatatCCGACCGGAGCTTCTTTGTTTCTTGGCAGGACAAAAGCTCTTCTGGAGCACAACCATGGTAATGAGCGCTATCATCTGGATCCTCTCCATCTTCTGGGCGGCCGTTCCTCTCATGGGATGGGGCGTGTACGACTTTGAGCCCATGAGGACCTGCTGCACGCTGGACTACACCAGAGGAGACCGGTGAGGAAGACGGAACAATCGTGAGAACGAGAGTTCACCGACAGTATGTTTTATTCTCTTTAGGGACTTTGTGACCTTCATGCTCACCCTGGTGGTCCTCTACTTGACCTTCCCTGCACTCACCATGCTATCGTGCTACAGCTCCATTcataaacatttcaaaaagatCCATCATCATCGGGTGAGAGCATCTGCAAGTCCATTtcaagcaggggtgtccaaactttccaTCAGAAAAATCTAACTTGAAATCCAACCACGTTCATCTGTTAAACAGAATATCAGGAAtgggttaataaaaaaaaaaaaagatcaattttttcaaatagcaacaaaataatttctATGTATAAGGATATTATAatcatatatataattatttttgcatttgaaacaaaaaaataattggaagtTAACAATGCATGCAATTcataggtaattaatgtattttgatttaaaaacactgaaaaaaaactttgcagaacaaagggAAAATATCctttgaatacaaaaaaacgcaagaaaaaaataatccacaAACAAGATTAGATTTATCCCATTGGATTATTTTAAAGTAGTAAATTGATGTAAAACAAAGTACTGAAAAAACAGGGAGGCGCTGTTTAAGTGACAAACTATATGTAGTgttgaatgtgaaaaaaagataCATTATGTTGACAGAATTtgggccatattcaataatcTTTTGTTGTTTGGACCCCCCTGATTTAAAGAAAGATGAGACGACGTCAAACTTAAAAATGTCCCTCCTTTTCAGTTTAACACCAGTTTACCATTAAGAGTAATGCTACTGTGCTGGGGCCCTTACGTGCTTATGTGCATCTACGCCTGCTTCCAAAACGTCAAAGTCATATCCCCAAAGCTACGAATGGTGAGTGACTTTAACCCGAAAATGTCACATTTGGAAAATATAGCTAAAATATCTGTGCTTTATTTCTCCCCAGGTGCTCCCGGTACTGGCCAAGACCAACCCCATCTTCAACGCGCTTCTCTACTCTTTCGGCAACGAGTTCTACCGCGGAGGCGTGTGGTTCTTTCTCACGGGCCAGAAGATCGCCGAGCCTGACCTGAAGAAGTCCAAGTCCAAATAGGTGGAAAAGAGGCTTTTTTTGAACTAACTGTCTGTCCAGTTTTCATTTGTCTTTCTTCACAAACATGAAAACGTCCTCCTAACACCCAAGTAGtactaaataaaacataaaagatgGAGGTACACACAGCAGATTGTTTTTCTCTTCTCAAAAGACCGTCCATAGTAGACACCATGTCCTGATCTGCTTAATGAAATCACTACAGAAATAAGATGCCAAGAAAGGGAAGCCTGTTGTCACACTAACCAGCGTCCTAAAAAAACTGCTGATATTGTATCAGTTTCAATATTAGCAAAcattatttcaataaaaaatatcttGATTTACAAGTTTCAAGCCTTCATGAGGCCTTTTTTGTTGAGTGGATTCTGTGTAGTAAAAGCACTAAGTTATTTTACCATATGgatctgatttaaaaaatatatataaaatgaggGCTGAAAATTAGCAGATTATTTCCATTGAATTAAATAAGAGTAATAAAACAATTCTTTACATATGACTGCTTTTACAGATCAAAACACTAAACTTTTTCCCCAACTAAGAAAAATACATAGAATTTTTTaacaatacttaaaaaaaaaagaaaaatacaaattggtTTTTGGTGCATTGAGGTACGTGGCGCAAAAAAAGGGGTATCGGCAGAAATTACGAACTAAACACTAAGAGGCATATGTACGGACCTCtcgacctaaaaaaaaaaaatccagacaaAGAGCCGCTTTAAATAGAGATCATGTTGAAAGTTTCAATTAGAAATGCTTGGAAAAGGTTCCCCAAACCGATTTCAAATGTCAACCCATCGCTAATTTAATCCTCGTTGCTTGAGTGCATGGCGAGATTAGCAAATGGCATTCGTGGAAAACTTTCACCGAGCGAGCGCCTGGACTACTGATCCAATTCGGTCCCGAGCCCGAGTTAGAAGACACGCTTATAGTGCTCATAAGAAGCCACGGAGGACACCTTGTCATGGACGGATATAGCCGGTCTGCAAGCACAAAGACGTCAGCAAACGCCAAATTGGACCACGCTACAACACAAGATTGCGTTCGTTACTCGCCCCTGTATTTCAAATCTATTACATTTCACAAATTAGGTCTAGCGTGCAATTAAAATCGACATTTCCACTGCACAAATGTCTGGGCAGATTATCGAGTGGCTAAAAGTTGAGGACAAAGGTCAAAACGACAAGACGGGAAAAGGAGTCAAAGTCGAAATGACGTCTTGACAA
It contains:
- the rgrb gene encoding retinal G protein coupled receptor b — its product is MAAYTLPDGFDDFDMFLFGSALFVGGVVGFLLNAVTVASFLGVKELRTPSNYLIFNLALADISLNFNGLTAAYASYLRYWPFGQNGCAYHGFQGMISVLASISFMAAIAWDRYHQYCTRQKLFWSTTMVMSAIIWILSIFWAAVPLMGWGVYDFEPMRTCCTLDYTRGDRDFVTFMLTLVVLYLTFPALTMLSCYSSIHKHFKKIHHHRFNTSLPLRVMLLCWGPYVLMCIYACFQNVKVISPKLRMVLPVLAKTNPIFNALLYSFGNEFYRGGVWFFLTGQKIAEPDLKKSKSK